One segment of Romeriopsis navalis LEGE 11480 DNA contains the following:
- the nusG gene encoding transcription termination/antitermination protein NusG — MTYTDDSQDLAEESSGAHQSDLTEEQIRKKSRWYAVQVASGCEKRVKLNLEQRVGTLDVANRILDVQIPETPILKHQKDGKNKEIQEKVFPGYVLIRMLLDDEVWQVIKNTPNVINFVGSEQKRRYGRGRGHVKPMPLSPGEVDRIFKRAQEQEPVQKIDMEAGDKISVLSGPFKDFEGEVIEVAGERNKLKALLSIFGRDTPVELEFNQVQKID, encoded by the coding sequence ATGACCTATACCGATGATTCTCAGGATCTAGCAGAAGAAAGCTCTGGCGCACACCAAAGTGATCTAACGGAAGAGCAAATCCGGAAAAAATCGCGTTGGTATGCCGTGCAGGTCGCCTCTGGCTGTGAAAAGCGAGTCAAACTCAATTTAGAGCAGCGAGTGGGCACCCTGGATGTGGCCAATCGTATCCTCGATGTACAGATCCCCGAAACACCCATCCTCAAGCATCAGAAAGACGGCAAAAACAAGGAAATTCAAGAGAAGGTTTTTCCCGGTTATGTGCTGATTCGGATGTTGCTAGATGATGAAGTGTGGCAGGTGATTAAGAACACGCCGAACGTTATCAACTTTGTCGGTTCCGAGCAGAAACGCCGTTACGGGCGTGGGCGTGGTCACGTGAAGCCGATGCCCCTGAGTCCCGGTGAAGTCGATCGCATCTTCAAGCGGGCTCAAGAGCAAGAGCCAGTCCAAAAAATCGACATGGAAGCCGGAGACAAGATCTCGGTGCTATCTGGTCCATTCAAGGACTTCGAGGGCGAAGTGATCGAAGTTGCTGGCGAACGCAACAAACTCAAAGCATTGCTATCGATCTTCGGGCGCGATACCCCGGTGGAGTTGGAATTTAACCAGGTTCAAAAGATCGATTAG
- the secE gene encoding preprotein translocase subunit SecE — MAEKAPETKPGFNPQAFAQEAKAELGKVTWPSRQQLISESVAVMLMVTLSAFLVYGIDGLFKIIQKAVFG; from the coding sequence ATGGCAGAAAAAGCGCCAGAAACAAAGCCAGGATTTAACCCGCAAGCCTTTGCTCAAGAAGCAAAAGCCGAGCTTGGTAAAGTCACTTGGCCCAGCCGTCAACAGTTAATCAGTGAATCTGTGGCGGTAATGCTGATGGTCACACTATCAGCATTCTTGGTCTATGGCATTGATGGACTGTTCAAGATTATCCAAAAGGCGGTGTTCGGATGA